The DNA window TTTTCAAGTATTTGATTACATCTGCATCAGCTGCATTGATCCAAAACTGGTAAAACTCGTAAGGTGTTGTCTTTTTTGGATCTAACCAAACTGCACCACCGGCTGATTTCCCAAACTTCGTACCGTCCGCTTTTGTGACCAGTGGAATGGTAATACCAAATGCTTTAGATTCTTCATCATGTGTTTTGCGAATCATTTCAAGACCTGAGGTAATATTCCCCCATTGGTCCGAACCACCGATTTGAATGCGACAATTGTGTTCATTGTACAGATGGTTAAAGTCGATCGCTTGAATAAGCGTGTAAGCAAATTCTGTAAACGAAATTCCTGTCTCTAAGCGTGACGCAACTGAATCTTTTGCGAGCATGTAGTTAACTGAAATTAGTTTGCCGTAATCGCGTAAGAATTCGATCACGTTCATCGCACCGATCCAATCGCGATTATTAACCATTTTGGCTCCGTTTTCAGACTGAAAATCAAAAATTTGTTCCATCTGAACTTTGATGCCTTCGACGTTGCGGTCAATTTGTTCGGTCGTTTGCAATTGACGCTCTTCGTTGCGACCTGAAGGATCCCCAATCATGCCTGTAGCTCCACCGACTAATAAAATCGGTTGGTGGCCATGCATTTGAAAACGGCGTAATGTAAGGAGCGGCACAATATGCCCAATATGCATACTGTCTGCTGTTGGATCGACTCCGCAGTATAATGAAATTTTTTGTTCATTTAGTAACTTCTCCATACCTTCTTCATCTGTTTGTTGGTATAACAAACCGCGCCATTGTAAATCTTGAATTAATTCGTTAGCCATTCCAATTCCTCCTTTAACTTTTAAAAAGATGAGCGCCATAAAAAACCACATAAAAAAGCCCCTGCATGAAAAATTCATGCAGGGACGCAATTAGCGCGGTACCACCCAGCTTGGAGAACACAGTCTCCCTCTCATCATGTGCCATACGGGACACTTCCGTAAACTCCAGACCTGTAATTCGATCTATGCATTTTGACCGGTTTGCACCACCCACCAGCTCTCTAAACAAAATTGCACACTCTACTTCGGGACCTTCATCGTTTTAAATATGAATTATAGTAGTAGTTTACGTTATTTTTCAATATTGTCAATATGCTTCGATGCAATTATAACTTTATGATATACTATAAAAGATTTTAGGAGGGTGATCATGTGCGCGATAAAATAAAAAATTGGATTCATAAAGCCGAAGAAACAACTGATAGATGGACTTCAAGTAAGTGGTTCAAGCGAATGAGTATAACATCAGGAGTCCTGTGGAATTTAGCCTTGATTCTGGCCATTGTCTTAGTGACAGGAGGAGTTTTTGCTGCATCGGTTGGAGCAGGATATTTTGCTTCGCTCGTTGATGAAGAAAAGCTTCGTTCTGAAGATGAAATGCGAAACGAAATTTACAGCTATGTGGAAACGTCAGAAATGTTTTTTGATAACGATGTCTATATCGGAAAAATTCAGACTGACTTGGAACGAAAAGAAACAACACTTGATAAAATTTCACAGACCGCCATCGACGCTGTATTTGCAACGGAAGATGAATACTTTATGGAACATGAAGGCATTGTTCCAAAAGCCATCTTCCGCGGCCTACTTCAAGATGTTGCAAACTCCGATAGTCAAACAGGTGGATCGACGCTGACACAACAGCTCATTAAAAACCAAATTTTGACAAACGAAGTTTCTTACGAGCGAAAAGCAAAAGAAATTCTCCTTGCTATGCGTCTTGAAAAGTTTATGACAAAAGATGAAATCATGGAAGCTTATCTCAATATTATACCGTACGGCAGAAACTCATCAGGTGCTAACATTGCCGGAATTGAAACTGCAGCTAATGGACTGTTTAACAAGTCAGCCAGTGAATTAAGCTTGCCTCAATCTGCTTTTATCGCTGGAATACCAAAAGCCCCTTTCCGCTACACACCTTATAATTCAGTTGGCCAGTTGAAAGACGCGGATGGATTAGCACCAGGAATCGATCGGATGAAAACCGTTTTATTCCGAATGAAAGAAACTGAGTACATCACACAAGAAGAATACGATGCTGCCATTGCTTATGACATCGTTAAAGATTTTCGTGAAAACGAATCACGTTCACGAGATAGCGAACCGTATATTACAGATGAGCTCGAAAAACGAGCAACACGTATTATTATGGATGTGCTTGCTGAAAAAGACAGTATAGATCCGAAATCACTTGAAGAAAACAATAAGCTGTACGAGGAATATGCAATTTTAGCTGACCGGGCAGTTCGTTCAAATGGTTACCGAATTCACTCAACCATTAACAAAGAGCTGTACTTGGCTCACGAAAAGGCAAAAGACGCTTATGCACGTTACGGCACAACATTGTCCGTACCAAGTGAAGACGGCGGAGACAAAATGAAAGATCTTCCTGTTCAAGTTGGAAGCATGATGATGGAAAACAAAACAGGACGTATTTTAAGTTTTGTCGGTGGACGTGATTTTGAAATTGAAGAATTGAATCACGCAACTCAAGCATATCGTTCGATTGGTTCTACAGTAAAACCTTTACTCGTATACGGACCAGCTCTTGACCTTGGTACGATTGGTGCAGGAAGTCCCGTTGTTGATGTGAAATTCAAATTAGCTGACGGTTACTCGCCTGCAAACTTCATCCCTTCTAGCGAACAAGGCATCATGTCAGCACGTGATGCGCTAGCACAATCTCAAAACTTGCCAGCTCTTCGCTTGTTTGGTCAAATTAGAGAGCAAATGCCGATCAATTACTTGATCAATGCCGGCTTCTCCAAAGTCAAAGAGGAATCAAACTATTATCCTGCTACTGCTTTAGGTGGTGGTGTCGAAGGATCTGTAGAAGAGTTAACGAGTGGTTATGCCACTGTCGCAAATGGCGGTAAAAAAGTTGAGCCGTATATGATTCAACGCATTGAAGATGCAGATGGCAATGTCATTTTTGAACACAAAGTTGCCGAAAAAGAAATTTATACACCGCAAACTGCTTATATTTTGACCGATATGTTAAGAGATGTGTTTACTACAGATCGCGGTACCGCGAACCGAGCGAATAGTTTACTAAGTTTTAGTGGCGACTTCGCCGGGAAGACAGGAACTACTCAGAACACAAAAGATGTTTGGCTAGTTGGCTATAACCCAAACATTACGATGGGTCTATGGCTTGGATACGATAGCGAAAAATATTCACTTGATAATTTCCCGAATTCGAATTTACAGCCTTCTGTTCGTGTCAACCAACTGTGGGCAAGCTTAATGAACACCACTTATCAAACAGTTCCAGAGCTAGTTGGAGCAAAGTCGACTTTCAAACAACCTGAAGGTGTCGTTACCAAGTCGTTTTGTGGAATTTCTGGCTTGGCACCAGGAGGAGCTTGTCAAAGTGCTGGTCTTGTACGTTCAGATTTGTTTAATGCCAACGTTATGCTTCCAAAAGGACAAGATGATAGTTTAACAAGTAGTTCCTTTACAACAATTAATGGTAAACGTTATACAGCTTTATCAACTACACCAAGCGAATTCGTCTCTGGTGGAGGCATTGGTGTATCGCAAAAATACATTGATCGCATGATGGCTCCGTTCGGCGGAGATGCTGGTAAATTGTTCCCTGGCAATTCAAAATTCTCTTCAGTAGTTGCAGGTGCAACTTTCAAAGCAGATGGCGCTGCTCCTGGAGCTGTTCAAGCAGCAATTAGCGGCCAAACCATTACGTGGACCAATTCTGGTTCAACTGATGTTGTTGGATACCGAGTTTACAAAGGCGGCTCACGCGTTGCTTCTATTTCGGAATCGAGAAGCAATTCATATAGCGCGAGTGGGGCTGGAAGTTATACAGTCGTTGCTGTAGACATCACAGGCAAACAATCAGGTGCTTCAAATAGTGTCAGCATTGCTGCACCAAAGCCAAAACCAAAACCTGAACCAAAACCAACTCCACCACCTGAAGATAAAGAACCAGAAAAAGAAGAAACACCACCGGTTGAAGAAGAAGTTGTGACTCCTCCTGAAGAAGAGGAAACTCCTCCTGAAGAAAAACCGGAAAAGCCAGTTGAGGAAAAACCGGATCCTGAAAAACCTGAGAAACCAGAAGAACCTGAAAAACCGGATCCTGAAAAGCCTGCTGAAGATGACGCAGCGTAACTAAAAAATCCCGATTCGCTCGTTTAGCGAATCGGGATTTTTGCTATTAATCTTCCATGGAAGACAAGTCACCTGTTGGCAAATTAAGTTCCCAAGCCTTTAGCACTCGGCGCATA is part of the Planococcus kocurii genome and encodes:
- a CDS encoding transglycosylase domain-containing protein, which translates into the protein MRDKIKNWIHKAEETTDRWTSSKWFKRMSITSGVLWNLALILAIVLVTGGVFAASVGAGYFASLVDEEKLRSEDEMRNEIYSYVETSEMFFDNDVYIGKIQTDLERKETTLDKISQTAIDAVFATEDEYFMEHEGIVPKAIFRGLLQDVANSDSQTGGSTLTQQLIKNQILTNEVSYERKAKEILLAMRLEKFMTKDEIMEAYLNIIPYGRNSSGANIAGIETAANGLFNKSASELSLPQSAFIAGIPKAPFRYTPYNSVGQLKDADGLAPGIDRMKTVLFRMKETEYITQEEYDAAIAYDIVKDFRENESRSRDSEPYITDELEKRATRIIMDVLAEKDSIDPKSLEENNKLYEEYAILADRAVRSNGYRIHSTINKELYLAHEKAKDAYARYGTTLSVPSEDGGDKMKDLPVQVGSMMMENKTGRILSFVGGRDFEIEELNHATQAYRSIGSTVKPLLVYGPALDLGTIGAGSPVVDVKFKLADGYSPANFIPSSEQGIMSARDALAQSQNLPALRLFGQIREQMPINYLINAGFSKVKEESNYYPATALGGGVEGSVEELTSGYATVANGGKKVEPYMIQRIEDADGNVIFEHKVAEKEIYTPQTAYILTDMLRDVFTTDRGTANRANSLLSFSGDFAGKTGTTQNTKDVWLVGYNPNITMGLWLGYDSEKYSLDNFPNSNLQPSVRVNQLWASLMNTTYQTVPELVGAKSTFKQPEGVVTKSFCGISGLAPGGACQSAGLVRSDLFNANVMLPKGQDDSLTSSSFTTINGKRYTALSTTPSEFVSGGGIGVSQKYIDRMMAPFGGDAGKLFPGNSKFSSVVAGATFKADGAAPGAVQAAISGQTITWTNSGSTDVVGYRVYKGGSRVASISESRSNSYSASGAGSYTVVAVDITGKQSGASNSVSIAAPKPKPKPEPKPTPPPEDKEPEKEETPPVEEEVVTPPEEEETPPEEKPEKPVEEKPDPEKPEKPEEPEKPDPEKPAEDDAA
- the tyrS gene encoding tyrosine--tRNA ligase; amino-acid sequence: MANELIQDLQWRGLLYQQTDEEGMEKLLNEQKISLYCGVDPTADSMHIGHIVPLLTLRRFQMHGHQPILLVGGATGMIGDPSGRNEERQLQTTEQIDRNVEGIKVQMEQIFDFQSENGAKMVNNRDWIGAMNVIEFLRDYGKLISVNYMLAKDSVASRLETGISFTEFAYTLIQAIDFNHLYNEHNCRIQIGGSDQWGNITSGLEMIRKTHDEESKAFGITIPLVTKADGTKFGKSAGGAVWLDPKKTTPYEFYQFWINAADADVIKYLKIFTFISRENIETLEKTVETEAHLRQAQKTLAEEMTKLIHGEAALADAQRITKALFSGDLKALSSSEMKAAFKDVPSVEMSKEDKTIVDLIVEAGISSSKRQAREDVTNGAISVNGEKVTDVAYIVGGKDRLEDAFAIIRRGKKKYHMVQFQ